The region GTATACAGTTGAGCGACATGTCGATCAGGCCATAGATGTCGGTTTATACAGATCGAATTGGCTGCCTCCGAATATGCCCATTTCCCACGCGACCGAGCAAAGTGTGTAGCGTTTGTGACTGTCAAATGCTATATTCATCCTGTGCGCCTCCTTCATTTGCTGTTTTTCCAAGGCATAATCTAAGATAGCTTATACCTGGGAGGCGCGCTCTCATAATCTCATTGCGAGCGAAGCGTGGCAATCTCCGCATTTCACCATTGCATTGATTGACATAGAGATCGCCACGTCGCTCCGCTCCTCGCGATGACGACGTATTGCTCCAGAACGGCTACCCAATAACTGGGGCGTCAGGAATGTGGTGTGCAATCCTGCGGGAGGGCTGCACACCAGTCTTGGGTAGGGTCTTGGTGGTCTATGAGAGCGCGGCGACACGTTCGAGAACAATCGCTCGTGCCTGCCTTACTCTCGCAGTGGGAAACTTCACTTTCCTGAAGGCCTTGAGGCCTTCCTTGATCTTCCGGTATCGGCTCAGTTTCTCTCGAAGCTCCGGATCGGTTTTGAGCATCTGCTCGAAGTCCTTCCGGCGTGTCGACGAGAGTTCGCCGTCAATGAATTGGTTGATCATTTCCTCACAATTACGGCAGTTGTTTGGCATATACACTCTCTTGTTGAATTACACGTATTCTCTTAATTTCTCCTGTAGTTTCTTCCTCGCGATATGCAGGTTAGATCTGACTGTACCTTGTGGACAATCCATGATCTTTCCTATCTCGGCTTTGGGCAGGCCGTCGATATCGTGAAGAACAAGAGTCGTTCTCTGTTTGTCCGGCAGCTCGGCTACTGCCTTCTTGAGCGCCGCCCAGAGCTCGTCTCTTTCGACGACGCGGTCAGGTCTATTCCTGTGATCCGAAAGCTGCAAAACAACGGAGGCCGGAAGCTCCGCCTCGTCGTCGAGCGAAAAGTGTCGCCCATTGCGACGTCGCTTCACATCGATGGAATAATTGGCGGCAACCTTGCAAACAAAGCGGGAGAACCCGGCCTCGTTTCTTATTCGTCCAAGATTCTTGTAGACCCTGAAAAAGGTCTCCTGCATGACCTCCATTGCTTCCTCGGAATTCCCGAGGATGGAATACGCTATTGCCAGTACTCGCCGTTCGAAGGTGCGCATTATGACCTTGAACGCTGCGGTGTCGCCGCTTGCGCAGCGACTGATGGCGACTTGAAGCTCGCTCGACATAGCTACCACCGCCTTCCATAACTTAGGACGCGGCAGGGCAAGTTGTGTTTAATGGGTTTTGGGCTTTGGCTTGGGCGGCACTAATAATAAAGCAAATAGGCCGAAATTTGTCAATATTTATTTTGTCCCGATTTTGTCCCGATGCTCAGCATCCGCCGCAGGGGGGAGTCCCACCGGCAAATATGTACGAGATCAGATAGACAGCGTCATCAATATCGACTTCCCGACTGCAGTCCGTGTCGCCAGCCCAATATGGATCGGGCTCAGGTCCGCCTGAGAAGATGTAGTGTATCAGAAACACGACGTCGTCAATGTCGATGTCGATGCTGTTATCAGCATTGCCGTGCATATCGCCACATACCGAGAATGTCCACGCGGTCGTATATGCAGTCGTGTTGCAATCATTGATCGATTTCACTCGCCAGTAGTACGAATAGCCGGAAAGGTATTCCAGTTCCGGAGTATAAGTCGGTTCGGTGATCTTGACAGAAACGAGCGGTGTCGAGAAATTGTAGTGATCGTCGACCTCCACGAGGAAACTATCGGCTGCCTCAGCGCTGTTCCACTCCAGCGTAACCACAGTATCTGGAATTGCTGATCCATTTGCCGGGGCAATGTGAGTTGCCGGTTCGACAGCTTCAGGAAGCTGTCCGACCCAGGTGGACCAGTTATGGCTGGCCGTGGCCCACTCGTGATACATCCAGACTGAGCGATCGGATGGATCGACGCATATCCCAGCGTAATCTCCCCAGCGAACCACTCCGGATGATCCAAAGTAATCCTGTCCTACTTTCAGACCGAATGCCGAGTTATTCGTTTGGTAATCGGCGACGTAGTATATGCTCGGAAAATCCTCAACGCTTGATCTGCTGAAGACGAGATATATCCTGTCCTGGTAATCTGTCGCGATGCCGGGAAAGAAATAGTGAATGCCGTCCGCTCCGTAGACTTCATTCAGAAACGGTGAGC is a window of Candidatus Zixiibacteriota bacterium DNA encoding:
- a CDS encoding sigma-70 family RNA polymerase sigma factor, which produces MSSELQVAISRCASGDTAAFKVIMRTFERRVLAIAYSILGNSEEAMEVMQETFFRVYKNLGRIRNEAGFSRFVCKVAANYSIDVKRRRNGRHFSLDDEAELPASVVLQLSDHRNRPDRVVERDELWAALKKAVAELPDKQRTTLVLHDIDGLPKAEIGKIMDCPQGTVRSNLHIARKKLQEKLREYV